In Manis pentadactyla isolate mManPen7 chromosome 3, mManPen7.hap1, whole genome shotgun sequence, a single window of DNA contains:
- the CREB3 gene encoding cyclic AMP-responsive element-binding protein 3 — protein sequence MSRMELALDPGDQDPLGFLVEESGNLGAEHKASDLTPDWEQPLSEALSDWDVEDFLISLLSPPASLNVRSSSNSCIVHHDHTYSLPHEHDSIDIGSGSCGEEKTQMIPLHVEELAEQPQEIDRLILTDEEKRLLEKEGLTLPETLPLTKMEEQVLKRVRRKIRNKKSAQESRRKKRVYVGGLESRVLKYTAQNLELQNKVQVLEEQNLSLLDQLRRLQAMVIQISNKTTSSSTCVLVLLFSFCLLLVPALYSSDTRGSLPTEQGVLSRQLRALPGEDPHQLELPALQSEVLKDSSDHELQAPGNFCCLFCHMLQAPGAEPPLKLPLSDVFSKSPCPGPILFLHANNTRKEGWLPNHSLSPVTLQGGYSG from the exons ATGTCCCGTATGGAGCTGGCGTTGGATCCGGGTGACCAGGATCCGCTGGGCTTCCTGGTAGAGGAAAGCGGCAATTTGGGGGCGGAGCACAAGGCCTCGGACCTTACTCCGGACTGGGAACAGCCGCTTTCTGaa GCCCTGAGCGATTGGGATGTAGAGGATTTCCTGATTTCCCTGCTGAGTCCCCCAGCATCGTTGAACGTTCGCAGCTCCTCTAACTCCTGTATTGTCCACCATGATCACACTTACTCTCTCCCACACGAACATGACTCCATAGATATAG GTAGTGGAAGCTGTGGAGAAGAGAAGACCCAGATGATTCCACTGCATGTGGAGGAGCTGGCAGAGCAG ccccaggagATTGATCGGCTTATATTGACAGATGAGGAGAAGAGGCTGTTGGAGAAGGAGGGGCTTACTCTGCCTGAGACTCTTCCTCTCACCAAG ATGGAGGAACAAGTTCTGAAACGAGTGCGGAGGAAGATTAGAAACAAAAAGTCTGCTCAGGAGAGCCGGAGGAAGAAGAGGGTGTATGTGGGAGGTTTAGAGAGCAG GGTCTTAAAATATACAGCCCAGAATCTGGAGCTACAGAACAAAGTCCAGGTCCTGGAGGAACAGAATCT GTCTCTTCTAGATCAGCTGAGGAGACTCCAGGCCATGGTGATTCAGATATCAAACAAAACCACCAGCAGCAGCACTTGTGTCTTG GTTCTACTGTTCTCCTTCTGCCTCCTTCTCGTTCCTGCTCTGTACTCCTCTGACACAAGAGGGAGCCTGCCTACTGAGCAAGGAG TGTTGTCCCGCCAGCTTCGTGCCCTCCCCGGTGAGGACCCTCACCAGCTGGAGCTGCCTGCTCTGCAGTCAGAGGTACTAAAGGACAGCTCAGACCATGAGCTCCAGGCTCCTGGCAACTTTTGCTGCCTGTTCTGCCACATGCTTCAGGCTCCCGGTGCAGAGCCTCCCCTGAAGTTGCCACTCTCTGACGTCTTCTCAAAGTCCCCCTGCCCAGGTCCCATCCTCTTCCTGCATGCAAATAACACCAGGAAGGAGGGATGGCTCCCTAACCACAGCCTCTCACCTGTTACTTTGCAGGGTGGCTACTCAGGCTAG